From Mucilaginibacter rubeus, a single genomic window includes:
- a CDS encoding UPF0758 domain-containing protein, whose translation MHINILAEEKFSYYHRHYNISVNQAVNHSTYLRLACTENRSGEWETQTMRFFEGDIGRFIESLNSVFRTAAYRTDLDRKGNLTASPEHIKGIKSWAASERPREKLMEQGREVLSDAELLAMLICAGLPGLTAVDLAEQVLAVAGNDLKRLAALKVEDLMTIRGIGHARALSVISAMELAVRLAAREQPVQFLKLIRT comes from the coding sequence ATGCACATCAACATTTTAGCGGAAGAAAAATTCTCTTATTACCACCGGCATTATAATATCTCGGTGAACCAGGCGGTCAATCATAGCACTTATCTGCGGTTGGCCTGTACAGAAAACCGTAGCGGTGAATGGGAAACACAGACCATGCGCTTTTTTGAGGGCGATATCGGGCGGTTTATCGAGTCGCTGAACTCGGTGTTTCGCACGGCGGCGTATCGCACGGATCTTGATAGGAAGGGAAATTTGACGGCATCGCCGGAGCATATAAAAGGCATCAAAAGCTGGGCTGCCAGTGAACGTCCCCGGGAGAAACTGATGGAGCAAGGCAGGGAAGTATTGAGTGATGCGGAGTTGCTGGCGATGCTGATCTGTGCTGGGCTGCCGGGCCTGACGGCAGTCGATCTGGCGGAACAGGTACTGGCGGTAGCGGGCAATGACCTGAAGCGGTTGGCCGCGTTGAAGGTGGAAGACCTGATGACCATACGGGGCATTGGACACGCGCGGGCTTTGTCGGTCATTTCGGCGATGGAGCTGGCGGTCCGACTGGCGGCGCGGGAACAGCCTGTACAGTTCTTGAAATTGATCCGGACATGA